In the Lentisphaera araneosa HTCC2155 genome, GAGAAATACAGCCACACGAAGAATCAAATGGGTAATTTTCATTAGGTGATAATAAGTTAAATAAAATTAGCTCTCGCGAAGCGCCAAGAAACTAAGTTTTTTATCTGAATCAATCTGATAGTTCTGTGGGCAGTTATTTAAGCTTTCTTAAATATAAGTAAAGTGTTTTACAACTTGGCGTCTTTGCGTCTTGGCGAGAAATACAGCCACACACAGAGTCAAATGGGTAATTATTTCATATTATAAGGTAATATACGGCTTCTGAATTCCGAAGGAATGGAATAGCTCAGCCTGGTTTGTGAGAACCAGGATACAAATTGATGAAATAAACATATGAGTTCTGAAGGAACGCCATAGATCTTAATTAATAGGTGATGATGAGTTAAATAAAAATCATCTCTCGCGAAGGCGCCAAGAACCTAAGTTTTTTATCTGAGTTAATTTTATAGAGTTAAAGGCAGTTCTTTAAGCTTTTTGGAAAAGTTTAAACAAATCTAAGCTATCACTTGGCGTCTTCGCGTCTTCGCGTCTTGGCGAGAAATACAGCCACACACAGAGTCAAATGGGTAATTATTCATTAGGTGATGATGAGTATACTTTTAATTTTTATCACGCGGAGGCGCTGTGATGCCGTTTTTTTTTGTTCAGAGTGCTAAAGGAATGGTATAGCTCATCTCTCGAGTTAAATAAAATCATCTCTCGCGAAGGCGCCAAGAACCTAAGTTTTTTATCTGAGTTAATCTGATAGTTCTGTGGGCAGTTATTTAAGCTTTCTTAAATATAAGTAAAGTGTTTTACAACTTGGCGTCTTTGCGTCTTGGCGAGAAATACAGCCACACAAAGAATCAAATGTGTAATAATTCATATTATAAGGTAATATACGGCTTCTGAATTCCGAAGGAATGGAATAGCTCAGCCTGGTTTGTGAGAACCAGGATACAAATTGATGAAATAAACATATGAGTTCTGAAGCAAGGCCATAGATCTTAATTAATAGGTGATGATGAGTATACTTTTAATTTTTATCACGCGAAGGCGCTAAGAAACTAAGTTTTTTATCTGAGTTAATTTTATAGAGTTAAAGGCAGTTCTTTAAGCTTTTTGGAAAAGTTTAAACAAATCTAAGCTATCACTTGGCGTCTTCGCGTCTTGGCGAGAAATACAATCACACAAAGAATCAAATGGGTAATCATTCATATTATAATGTAATATTCGGCTTCTGAATTCCGAAGGAATGGAATAGCTCAGCCTGGTTTGTGAGAACCAGGATATAAATAGATGAAATAAACATATGAGTTCTGAAGCAAGGCCATAGAATGTTATTCATAATCCTTCACGATTAAGTAGATTAGAGGGCATGATGCTGCGCATACGAGAAGGACGCTGTCCCCCTCGTGCTCCCCCAGCAAGGCTTTGCCAATCCTGGACCAAGCTATCAGGGGCTTTGCCCCGCTTTATGAGTAATTATGTAATCCTTTACTGTTTTTGAAACTTTGTTTTAAAGACCCCCTCCAAAATATTTTGTACTTATTAAGCAATTTATTGTGGATTTTGAGCATTGCCATTTGTATTATAGACTCATCTTGAAGTGTAAAAATTTAGGCATCAATGGTTTATGTACATGTGTTAGTTTTTAATTGTGAACTTTATTATTTATAATCTATTTATAATGCAATTCTTATACATAAAAATTATCAATACATTAATATAAAATTAATAAATTAGCTCTATCATGATTTAGTTAATAGTATATGATCGTCTATAGATTTAAAATAAGTATATTATTACATAATCGTAAACACTCTTTCCTTAATCTTACTTTTTGCGGAAGCTCAAAAATGAATTTTTCATTTTTGATGCGGAGCCTGCCAAGCTTAAAAATACCTAAAATCAATACTTTAGTGAAGATCAGTGCTTGACTGAACAAATTAAATATTCACAATTTAAAATTATAATAAGCTATGCTAAAAAAACTCGAAGAAATTGCTCGACTTGCCGGGGCTGAGATCATGAAGATCTACGCCACCGACTTCGCCGTTATCGAAAAAGAAGATAAGTCACCCCTTACTGAAGCTGATAAAGCCGCCAATGCCGTCATCTGTGCTGAACTCGCAAAGAATTGGCCGGATATTCCCATTCTCTCGGAAGAAATCAAAAACGCCGAATACTCCGAGCGCAAAGATTGGAAGCAAATGTTCGTGGTTGACCCCATCGACGGTACTAAGGAATTCATCAAAAAAAATGGTGAATTCACCGTTAATATTGCTCTAGTTGAAAATGGCGTGCCCACTGTCGGCGTGGTTTATGCTCCCGCTATTGACGACATGTATGCTGCTGATGAATCAGGCGCTAGCCTCAATGACGAAAAGCTACCTTTACAAATCAACGAAACACCCGAAAAGTCACTCACTATCGTAGCGAGTCGCTCCCACATGTCACAGGAGACCCAAGACTACGTTGATTCACTGAAAGAAACCACCGAGAGCATCGAACTCACTTCCGTCGGTAGCTCACTTAAACTCTGTTACGTAGCATCCGGTAAAGCCGATCAATACCCCCGCCTCGCCCCCACTATGGAATGGGATACTGCAGCCGCCCACGCCGTCGCCCTCGCCGCCGGCAAGCAAGTGCTCAACTTCGAAACGAGACAGCCACTACAATACAATAAAGAAAATTTACTCAATCCATGGTTTTTAGTAAAGTAAACTTTGTAAAGTTTATAAGTTTACGAAGCAAAGCTTCTAAGTTGACGCTTTGCTGAGTTTACGGAACAAAGTTCCTAAGTGATAGGAACAATAATATGAATTTTGAAGATTTAGAAATTTGGAAACGTTCAGTAAAATTAAGTATTCTCATTTATAAAGAAACTTTAAGCCTAAAAGATTATGGATTTAAAGATCAGATAACTCGTTCGGCACTTTCAATTCCTAGCAATATAGCAGAGGGTATGGAACGTGATTCTGTTAAAGAAACGAAACATTTCCTCTCCTATTCCAAAGCTTCATGCGGAGAACTTCGAACACAAATAATTATTGCCAAAGAAGTCGGTTTCTTGAATACTAATTTCTGTGAAAAAACTTACCAAGAATGCAAAGAACTTTCTCAAATGATCTCATCATTTTCTAAAAAACTAACTTAACTCAGCGCAACGCGCGTTAGCTCAGCGCATAGCGCGTAAACTCAGCGCAACGCGCGTAAACTCAGCGCAATGCGTAAACTCAGCCGCAGGCGTTAGCTCAGCGCATAGCGCGTAATCTCAATTAAAAATTGCCCCAATGAACAAAGCCCTTATCATATCAAATACACGACTCAAACATAGTACGATTGTTGAGTCCAAATATGATTTTACATATGCTGATACGAGCAAGCTTGGTGACCTGATTCTCAAGGCTAAAGATGTCAACCTCGTTGTTCTTTCTCTCAAAGTAGAAGAACTGGATTCACTCAAACCTACACTTCTAGCGTTGAATATCTGCAAACTTGTCCACATTGTCCTTGCTGTTCAAGCCCCCACTTCTCACCAGGTCTTTAGCGAGTTCAAAAAATCTTTTAAGCTATATAGTCAAAAAACTTCTTTCAAGGAAATCCATTTCATTGCTGAACAAGCCGATTGGTATTCAAATACTTCCCTTGATGACTTACTGCAAAAAATCAATACCAAAGCCCCCTACAACCCAACAGACTTCCGCTTCTCAGTAGCTTCAGTCCAAGGCAAAACCCTAAAGGGCAAAACCCTATCCGGAGCCATTGCAGATAATCAAGAAGTTCTCATTTTGCCTTCTCAACAAAAAACTAAAGTCCTATCAAGTGATGACGGCTTGCTACTCAGCTCCACTGAAAAGATCCAAAGCGGGAACATAATTTGCCGCCCCAATAACCTACCCAACTCGGCTAGTGAGCTCGATATCAAACTCTTTTGGCTGAGCCCTCAGTCTTGGAGAGCCGGAAACCAGCGCATCCTCGTCAAACACAATTCCTTTCGCGTCAATGGCTTTATCGAAAATATTTCTTATTCTATTGACTCCATGGATTTGCACCGCCAAGAAGTCACACAATTAGATTGTGGCAGCTTTAGCAAGGTTAAACTCACTTGTGCAGAGAATCTCTATTTCGATGCTTATCACAACAATAGAAATAATGGCTTTCTTGAACTGCTTGACCCCGAAAGCCAAGAGTTGCTCGGCTATGGGTTCATTAAATCAGAATCACGCGAAACACAAAAAGACCAAGTTAAATCCACTAATATCAAAGTGGAGGACTTTGACCTTACCCGAGAGGATTACGAAAAACGCAATGGTCACAAGGGCTGCGTCCTGTGGTTCACTGGCCTCTCTGGCTCAGGTAAATCCACTATTGCCAAGGCACTCATGGCAGAACTCCATGCCCAAGGCAAGCACGTCAATAGCCTGGATGGTGATAATGTTCGCTTTGGCCTCTGCTCGGACCTAGGCTTTACTGCTAAAGATCGCTCAGAAAACATCCGCCGCATCGGTGAACTCGCAAAGCTCTTTATGGAAAATGGCAACATCGTTCTCTGCTCTTTCATCTCTCCCTTCCAAAAAGATCGCGACTTCGTACGCTCCATTCTTCCAGATGGCCGTTTCTTCGAAGTCTTTGTGGATACAAATATCGAGACTTGTATCGAACGCGACCCCAAGGGCCTCTACAAAAAGGCCCTCGCTGGCGAGATAAACGGCTTCACGGGCATCGATTCGCCCTATGAGGCTCCGCAAACCCCCGAGATTCATCTCAAGACGGATCAGCTCAACCCCGAAGAATTCCTTCAAGAACTTATAACACAATTACAAGCTATTCTATAGATTTAGTAGTAAAGCTAACTGTTTTAGTTCTTTTTGCGAAAGAAATTTTATGTAACTTTTTATCATAACAGCTAATTGTTAAAAGTTGTCCCTTACTTTCTAATAACTTGATTTTCTTGAGAACAGGTTTTTATCTTTACTCTAATAAATAAACTACTCATTAGTAAACACCCTCCCAAACATGTTTATTTTACTTTTCTTGCTTAAATTATCGTAGTGTTATCAGATCTACACATTTTAAATGGGAATTTTATTAGCGCCATTGTAACTATATTAGAACTTGTATATAAAAAATATCGATATAAATAAAGTTTTTTCACGTATTAATTCAGCCTATGACAAAAAAGAGTATTCTGATGTTTATCTTAGGAAAAATAAATTATAATAATTACAAAAATTGTTAACCTTTTAATTCACTTATATTTATGAAAGCAATATTAATTAACAGTACTAGCACATACAATCATCTTGGTTGTTATTTTACAACTTATGGGCTCAAAAAATTACTCAACAAACATCATGTAGAAATTATTTATGAACTTGAGGTTAACAATTTAAACTTTGAATGCTGTTCGGATCTTTTAGATTCACAAAAAGATTGCCTGTTGATTATTAATGGAGAAGGTACAATCCACGACAATCAGCCATATGCATGTGCACTCTTAAATTTCTCAAAAAAGTACCATAACAGAACACTACTTTTAAACTCGCAACTACGCAATATGAGTTCAAATTATATACAAATCATTAAGACATTTTTATTTGTTCAAGTTAGAACCAGGTTCGATGAAAATTGGTGTTTAGAGAACAACTTGACTAATGTGGTTTATTGTCCCGACATGCTATTTTATTCAGGCATTGAAAAAATATGTAAAAACAAATCAAAAAATAAATGGGTGATATATACAGACTCTCATTGCGTTGATGCAGCTTACCAAATTGCTAAAATGTATTCTAATGAAGATTATAAAAATAAAAAATGGATTAATCTACATTATTTAAATCCTGGC is a window encoding:
- the cysQ gene encoding 3'(2'),5'-bisphosphate nucleotidase CysQ; the protein is MLKKLEEIARLAGAEIMKIYATDFAVIEKEDKSPLTEADKAANAVICAELAKNWPDIPILSEEIKNAEYSERKDWKQMFVVDPIDGTKEFIKKNGEFTVNIALVENGVPTVGVVYAPAIDDMYAADESGASLNDEKLPLQINETPEKSLTIVASRSHMSQETQDYVDSLKETTESIELTSVGSSLKLCYVASGKADQYPRLAPTMEWDTAAAHAVALAAGKQVLNFETRQPLQYNKENLLNPWFLVK
- a CDS encoding four helix bundle protein, with translation MNFEDLEIWKRSVKLSILIYKETLSLKDYGFKDQITRSALSIPSNIAEGMERDSVKETKHFLSYSKASCGELRTQIIIAKEVGFLNTNFCEKTYQECKELSQMISSFSKKLT
- the cysC gene encoding adenylyl-sulfate kinase; its protein translation is MNKALIISNTRLKHSTIVESKYDFTYADTSKLGDLILKAKDVNLVVLSLKVEELDSLKPTLLALNICKLVHIVLAVQAPTSHQVFSEFKKSFKLYSQKTSFKEIHFIAEQADWYSNTSLDDLLQKINTKAPYNPTDFRFSVASVQGKTLKGKTLSGAIADNQEVLILPSQQKTKVLSSDDGLLLSSTEKIQSGNIICRPNNLPNSASELDIKLFWLSPQSWRAGNQRILVKHNSFRVNGFIENISYSIDSMDLHRQEVTQLDCGSFSKVKLTCAENLYFDAYHNNRNNGFLELLDPESQELLGYGFIKSESRETQKDQVKSTNIKVEDFDLTREDYEKRNGHKGCVLWFTGLSGSGKSTIAKALMAELHAQGKHVNSLDGDNVRFGLCSDLGFTAKDRSENIRRIGELAKLFMENGNIVLCSFISPFQKDRDFVRSILPDGRFFEVFVDTNIETCIERDPKGLYKKALAGEINGFTGIDSPYEAPQTPEIHLKTDQLNPEEFLQELITQLQAIL
- a CDS encoding polysaccharide pyruvyl transferase family protein — its product is MKAILINSTSTYNHLGCYFTTYGLKKLLNKHHVEIIYELEVNNLNFECCSDLLDSQKDCLLIINGEGTIHDNQPYACALLNFSKKYHNRTLLLNSQLRNMSSNYIQIIKTFLFVQVRTRFDENWCLENNLTNVVYCPDMLFYSGIEKICKNKSKNKWVIYTDSHCVDAAYQIAKMYSNEDYKNKKWINLHYLNPGTAISKFKLTCLNLLKYVYSSKYITKYLNNLSCNYLSSIISDFLNAKVVITGRYHGACLAIALGKPLIYGNSNTSKIKDLCNDFKTGIGLKKFQMLNYDYSDITVDEEYIQQNLNDSYNNLNERLHECLDNIIL